The genomic interval TATCAATCGGTTCGCGGCTTTCATAAAGTTCTAGCATGGATTCAAAGACGATGCGATGATTGTCTTTGTAAAAATCTTGGGGGCCAAGGATATCGGCAATTTTAACGATGGCATCTTTATCAATCAAAAGAGAACCCAAAACTGATTGCTCGGCCTCGATGTTTTGAGGGGGAAGCTTTTCAATGGATTCAATGTTTGCTTGGGTATTGTTGGGCATGGGATGTAGAATTTGTTTGTTTAAAATTCCGTGTTTAAAATTTCAAAATCCAAATTACAAATGTCAAATCAAACCCAAAACCCAAATGTCAAGGCTTTGACATTAACTAATTTGAAATTTGACATTTCAGCCAATAGCTGATCAGCCTCTGGCTGAGATTTGGAACAATTTGGATTTTGAATTTTAAAATTCTGGTTAGTTTATTTTACATTGAAAAGATTTTTTTGGCAACCACATTTTGGGCACAAGTTTTGCACAAGTTGTTCAAAACTTGATTAGTTTTCTTTTTTGTGATAATATTTTAAAAGACTCTGTAAACCATAATGTAAATTAAATATTGTGCGCGCATAGCTCAGTTGGTAGAGCAGTGGCCTTTTAAGCCAATGGTCGGGGGTTCGAATCCCTCTGCGCGTACCAAATAAAATACGCCTGAATTAATTCGGTTTTTCGGCCAGAGGCTGGTCTCCTCCAAGGGCGGATGGGCATCTAGCCCAAACCTTTGCCTGAAATTCGGTTATAAAATTTTGTATATCCCCTCTCGGGATTTTTTGTTTCCTTAAAAAATGTTATAATAAAAGCAATAAAGTAATAAACCAATAAATTAATAAACAAGGCGTGTAATTGCTTGAGATTTTTAGTATGGCAAAAAAGCAAAAGCAAAACAAACTAACAGAAGTTCAAGCCAAAGAAATCCTTTGGTATAGTTTTTCAGTTGAAAGAACGTTTAAGAAATTAAAGACGAATAAGAACGGTTTGACTGCTGAAGAAGCAGTAAAGAGGCTTAAACAAGGGGCCCCCAACAAATTGCCGGAAGAAAAGCCGCTTTCATGGCTTTTTATTTTACTTAATCAATTTAAAAGTCCTCTGGTTTTTATTTTAATAATTGCTGCCGTTGTTTCGCTTGTGCTTAAAGAGTTTATTGATATGGGCATTATTTCCGCAGCTGTTATAATCAATACCATTGTTGGTTTTATCCAAGAGTTCAAAGCCAATCGAGCCATTAGTCATTTAAAAAAATTAGTTCAACGAAAAGCTAAAGTATTGAGAGATGAGGTAGAGATAGAAGTCGATGTTTCTCAATTAGTGCTAGGTGATATTATTTTGATTGAGGCCGGGGATCGGATTCCGGCGGACGGAAGGTTGCTGGAGGCAATGAATTTACAGCTTGTTGAAGCCGCCTTGACTGGGGAATCTTTGCCTTCAAAAAAATCATCTCGTCAACTTAAAGAGGGAGCGGCTTTAGCAGACCGAGAGAATATAGTATTTATGGGTACAAGTGTTATGAATGGTCGGGGTAAGGCTGTAGTTTGCGCGACCGGGAAGATGACAGAGCTTGGCAAGATCGCTACTTTAGTTAAACAAACGGAAGACGAAAAAACGCCCCTGCAGGATAAGCTGGCTTATTTTAGCAAGATGTTGGGTATTATTGTATTGGCAATTTGTTTTTTGATTTTTATTCTGGGTTTTACCCGTGGTCGACCTCCATTCGAGATGTTTGAAACAGCCGTGGCCGTTGCGGTAGCGGCTATCCCCGAAGGGTTGCTGGTTTCGGTTACTGTAGTGCTGGCAATTGGGATGCAGCGGATTTTGAAAAAGAAGGCGCTGGTGCGCAAGTTGATTGCCGCAGAAACTTTGGGCAGTACCACGGTCATTTGTTCTGACAAAACTGGAACCCTAACCGAGGGCAAAATGCAGGTGACTAAATTAATAGCCGGGCTTGGTGAGTTATGCGGAGAAAATGATGGAGTTAAGGCTGGAGAGAAAAGCCAAGCCAAAACTCATGAACTAGTCTTAAAGATTGGCCTTTTGTGCAATAATGCCGCAGTGGAAAATCCTAAAGACAAGCTCAAAGATTGGTCGGTCTTGGGTATGCCAACAGAAGTAGCCTTGCTTTTAGCCGCGATTCACGCCGGTTTAAATCTGGACGATATCCAGAAACATCTGCCGCGTTTGGACGAGTTGCCGTTTGACTCGGAAAAAAAGTTTATGGCAACTTTGCATCGGGTGGTGAAGAAAGAATATTTTATGGCGGTTAAGGGGGCGCCGGAAGAGATTTTAGCTCGCTCTGCTTTTGTTGACACTGATCACGGCGCCAAAGAGTTAACCCCAGCCCTGAAGAAAAAAATTAAAGAAAATTTTGAAAAAATGACCCGTCAGGGTTTGCGAGTTTTGGCGGTGGGTTATAAATCAATAAATCAAGAAAACAAGAAAACAAAAAATCAAAATAAATCAGAAAAACAAAAAGATAAAGGCAAAATTTTAGCTGATGAAATGGTTAAAGATATAACATTTGTGGGTTTAGTGGCCTTAAAAGACCCCTTAAGGGCAGAGGCCAAGGAAGCTATTGGGCTTTGCAAGAGCGCGGGTATCCGGCCGGTGATTATTACTGGCGACCATAGATTAACTGCGCAGGCCGTAGCTTGTGAGATTGGTATTCCAGCCCGGAGTAAAAATATTCTTACGGGCAAAGAACTTGATTCTTTGAATGATAAAGAACTTAAGAAGGCGGTAGCCTTTGTTGACATTTTTGCTCGAGTCAGCCCTCATCATAAATTGCGCATTATTGATGCCCTGCAGGATAGAGGCGAGGTTGTGGCCATGACTGGCGATGGTGTTAATGATGCGCCGGCCATTAAGGCTGCGGATATTGGTTTGGCTTTAGGAAGCGGCACGGACGTGGCCAAAGGCGCGGCAGATATGGTTTTGTTGGATGATAATTACAAGACCATTGTCTCGGCGGTGGAGCAGGGTAGGATTATTTTTGATAATATTAAAAAGATTATTTTATATTTACTTTGTGGTGGTTTTTCAGAAATGATATTGATCACTGGCGCCTTAATTTTAGGTCTGCCGCTGCCGCTTACTGCCGCTCAAATTTTATGGATAAATTTAGTTACTGATGGTTTTCCTAATATTGCTTTAACAGTGGAGCCCGGAGAGAAAGATATTATGGATGAGCCGCCGCGAAAAAAAGAACGAATCTTCGACACCGAGATGAAAGTACTGATATTTATCATCGGTATTATAACAGACCTTCTACTTTTTGGAATTTATTTTTATCTTTTAGGTCGCACGGCAGATTTAGTGCATATTCAAACTATGATTTTTGCGGCCCTCGGTACTAGTTCTTTGTTTTATGTTTTTTCCTGCAAAAGCATTAGGCATTCGATTTTTAGCACTAAGATTTTTTCGAATATGTGGTTGATAGTGGCAGTGATTTCAGCTTTAGGACTGCAGGTGATTGCGATTTATTTGCCGTTTTTTCAGAAGATTTTAGGGACGATTCCATTGAACACGGAGGATTGGATTTTAGTAGTTTTGGTGGGGGTTATCAATATTTTAGCCATTGAGTTTGGGAAGTGGATTTTTATTGTGCGGCGGCGGCATCATAAGCGAGAGTTGACCTGATTTATTGTTAAACTGTTACATTGTTAAATTGTTGGAGTGGAGACTGGTTAACAATTTAACAATGTAGCAATGTAACAATCATGCATTATGCTTATCTTCTATACAATCTCCTTCCTCATCTCCTGCTACGTCCTCGCCCGTAGCGGGGCTCAGGTGGTGAAATCATTAACGCGCATTGCCGCGCATTATGAACTAAGCGAGTTTTTGGTTGCTTTTATTTTAGTTAGCTTTGCCACGACGGCGCCGGAGTTGTTTATTGGTATTTCTTCGGCATTTTCTAAATCTACCAGCCTTTCGCTGGGAAATCTGGTAGGCGCTAATATTATTAATATTACCTTGGTGATTGGCTTAGCGGCGGTTTTGGGCCGGGGCATTGAGATTGGCACTAGAATTGCCCAAAAAGACGTTTATTATACTATCATCATGCTCCTGATTCCAGTTTTGCTTTTTATTGACCAGACACTTTCCCGGGTTGATGGTTTATTACTTTTGTTAATCTTCTTACTTTATTTGGTGCACTTGTTCCATTCTTATCAAAAGCGATTGCCTGTTTTTGTTATCAAAGCTTTAAACATGCTGCGGATCCCTATTAATGGCGAGCAATTTCATCAGGAATTTGAAACTCCAAGCGGCAAGGAAAGAACCCCAAGAGAGATTATTATAGAGTCTTTTTGGCTTGTCATTGCTATGCTTCTGCTTATTGTTAGTGCCAGGATAATTGTTTATTTAGGTATTGAGCTGGCTGGTATTTTGAATTTGCCGATTGTGCTTCTTGGCTTAATAATTGTCTCTATTGGCACAACTTTGCCGGAGTTGACTTTTGGTATTCGGGCGGTTATGGCCGGCCGAAAAGAGATGATATTGGGAAATTTATTTGGGAGCATGACTATAAATTTAGTCTTTATTTTAGGGGTTGTTGCCTTACTTCAACCAATTGCATTGTCGTTCGAGGCTTTTCGGCTCTTTTTAGTTAGTGCTTTATGCATGTTTTTAGTGTTGGGACTTTTTTCAGTTTTTATTCGGACTAAGTCAAAACTTTCTTGGCAGGAGGGGATGGTGTTGGTGATGTGTTATGTGGTTTTTGTAATCGTTGTTTTTTTAATGAGATAATAAACACGGATGGCCACGGATGACTGCGGATAGCCAAGGATCACGATGATGCGGTTATGAGTTCGACGCGGTCTTGACCGCGGTAGCGGCAGTCTTGACTGCCCGAGCCTTGACTTTTTTATTTAGAGCAATTAATATTGAATATAGAGCAATTAATATTGAATAAATCAGAAAAGAGATTTGACTTTATTAAAGGAGGGATAAAGCTATGGACAAAAGAGAGCCTATTGGCCTTGTTTATGACTTGGCAGGGGTCAAGATCAGGGGAGGAAGAGTAGTAGAAGAATGTGATGATTGCTCTCGGGCAACCGATTGCAAGTATCGCGAGAAAGGACGTTTTATGAGCTTCTGTGCTCATAAAATTAGACGTACAGAAGAAGTTGGGGGGGCATAATCAACCAAGCCATGTTTCGTTTCGGACATGGCTTTTTTCTTGATTAGAATTAGGAAGTATGGTATATTGATAGTATTGATAGCAGGTTAATATTTAAATTGCAACAATATGAGAAAACAAAGATGCGCGGATAAAAAAAGAAGAAAGAATCCTAACAACCCGAGCACGGGCGTAAAATTGCCTAAATACAAAAGCCGCCGGAAGAGAAGTAAATAATAAACATGAGAAAAACAGCAAAAATTTTTTCCCCAACCGAAAAAAAAGCCATCAAAGCATTTAAAACCCAGCTCCTCAAAAAATTAAAAGGAGAAGTTTTGGAATTGAAACTTTTTGGCTCCAAGGCCAGGGGTGATTTTAAACCATGGCCAGATTATGATATTGATGTTTTGGTAATCTTGAAAAGGACTTCACGCAAGAAAAAGGATTTTATTATGGATTTGACTGATGATTCATTGCATAAATATAATTC from Patescibacteria group bacterium carries:
- a CDS encoding HAD-IC family P-type ATPase, which gives rise to MAKKQKQNKLTEVQAKEILWYSFSVERTFKKLKTNKNGLTAEEAVKRLKQGAPNKLPEEKPLSWLFILLNQFKSPLVFILIIAAVVSLVLKEFIDMGIISAAVIINTIVGFIQEFKANRAISHLKKLVQRKAKVLRDEVEIEVDVSQLVLGDIILIEAGDRIPADGRLLEAMNLQLVEAALTGESLPSKKSSRQLKEGAALADRENIVFMGTSVMNGRGKAVVCATGKMTELGKIATLVKQTEDEKTPLQDKLAYFSKMLGIIVLAICFLIFILGFTRGRPPFEMFETAVAVAVAAIPEGLLVSVTVVLAIGMQRILKKKALVRKLIAAETLGSTTVICSDKTGTLTEGKMQVTKLIAGLGELCGENDGVKAGEKSQAKTHELVLKIGLLCNNAAVENPKDKLKDWSVLGMPTEVALLLAAIHAGLNLDDIQKHLPRLDELPFDSEKKFMATLHRVVKKEYFMAVKGAPEEILARSAFVDTDHGAKELTPALKKKIKENFEKMTRQGLRVLAVGYKSINQENKKTKNQNKSEKQKDKGKILADEMVKDITFVGLVALKDPLRAEAKEAIGLCKSAGIRPVIITGDHRLTAQAVACEIGIPARSKNILTGKELDSLNDKELKKAVAFVDIFARVSPHHKLRIIDALQDRGEVVAMTGDGVNDAPAIKAADIGLALGSGTDVAKGAADMVLLDDNYKTIVSAVEQGRIIFDNIKKIILYLLCGGFSEMILITGALILGLPLPLTAAQILWINLVTDGFPNIALTVEPGEKDIMDEPPRKKERIFDTEMKVLIFIIGIITDLLLFGIYFYLLGRTADLVHIQTMIFAALGTSSLFYVFSCKSIRHSIFSTKIFSNMWLIVAVISALGLQVIAIYLPFFQKILGTIPLNTEDWILVVLVGVINILAIEFGKWIFIVRRRHHKRELT
- a CDS encoding sodium:calcium antiporter, with protein sequence MLIFYTISFLISCYVLARSGAQVVKSLTRIAAHYELSEFLVAFILVSFATTAPELFIGISSAFSKSTSLSLGNLVGANIINITLVIGLAAVLGRGIEIGTRIAQKDVYYTIIMLLIPVLLFIDQTLSRVDGLLLLLIFLLYLVHLFHSYQKRLPVFVIKALNMLRIPINGEQFHQEFETPSGKERTPREIIIESFWLVIAMLLLIVSARIIVYLGIELAGILNLPIVLLGLIIVSIGTTLPELTFGIRAVMAGRKEMILGNLFGSMTINLVFILGVVALLQPIALSFEAFRLFLVSALCMFLVLGLFSVFIRTKSKLSWQEGMVLVMCYVVFVIVVFLMR
- a CDS encoding nucleotidyltransferase domain-containing protein, yielding MRKTAKIFSPTEKKAIKAFKTQLLKKLKGEVLELKLFGSKARGDFKPWPDYDIDVLVILKRTSRKKKDFIMDLTDDSLHKYNSLISPKVFSRAEFKKGLDLQMPFYLEVQREGVDI